The following are from one region of the Candidatus Kouleothrix ribensis genome:
- a CDS encoding DUF507 family protein produces MKLSPDKVEQLAANLVDKLAEIDGVLFKGDDGQLRLAAQQVITDELMVEEQLDAEIHKMLQAYKYEITMGRMNYDELFKKTKQRMVKERKLTL; encoded by the coding sequence ATGAAACTATCACCCGATAAGGTCGAGCAGCTGGCGGCCAACCTGGTCGACAAGCTGGCCGAGATTGATGGGGTGCTGTTCAAGGGCGACGACGGGCAGCTGCGCCTGGCCGCCCAGCAGGTTATCACCGACGAGCTGATGGTCGAAGAGCAGCTCGACGCCGAGATCCACAAGATGCTGCAGGCCTACAAATACGAGATCACTATGGGCCGTATGAACTACGACGAGCTGTTCAAGAAGACCAAGCAGCGCATGGTCAAAGAGCGTAAGCTGACGCTGTAG
- a CDS encoding class I SAM-dependent methyltransferase, whose translation MERTEYAVMAAVEGRHWWYGGMRAIAAALLDEVYAGRRDLQVLDAGCGTGGNALFLRRYGNVAGIDLAAEALELGGPRLPGVLARASVLELPFASGSFDLVTSFDVLYHRAVPDERQALAEARRVLRPGGRLLIRLPAYEFLRSKHDRAVHTRRRYTSTAALALIASGGLIVERCSYINSLLFPLPLAQRLLERALPMLEQGQSDLALPAPPVNELLRWPLAGEAAWLARGGTFPIGLSILIRARRAS comes from the coding sequence ATGGAACGCACGGAATACGCGGTGATGGCAGCGGTCGAGGGCCGGCACTGGTGGTATGGCGGGATGCGCGCGATTGCGGCCGCGCTGCTCGACGAGGTCTATGCCGGGCGGCGCGACCTACAGGTGCTCGACGCGGGCTGTGGCACCGGCGGCAACGCGCTGTTCTTGCGGCGCTACGGCAATGTAGCCGGGATCGACCTGGCGGCCGAGGCGCTCGAGCTAGGTGGGCCACGGCTCCCCGGCGTGCTGGCACGCGCATCGGTGCTCGAGCTACCGTTCGCGAGCGGCAGCTTCGACCTGGTGACCTCATTCGATGTGCTGTACCACCGCGCGGTGCCCGACGAGCGGCAGGCGCTGGCTGAGGCGCGGCGCGTGCTGCGGCCGGGCGGGCGGCTGCTGATCCGGCTACCGGCCTACGAGTTCCTGCGCAGCAAGCACGACCGGGCGGTACACACACGCCGGCGCTATACTAGCACCGCCGCGCTCGCGCTGATCGCCTCGGGCGGGCTGATCGTCGAGCGCTGCTCGTACATCAATAGCCTGCTCTTCCCGCTGCCGCTGGCACAGCGCCTGCTCGAGCGCGCGCTGCCCATGCTCGAGCAGGGCCAATCCGATCTGGCGCTGCCGGCGCCGCCGGTAAATGAGCTACTGCGCTGGCCGCTCGCCGGCGAAGCGGCCTGGCTGGCGCGCGGCGGCACATTTCCCATCGGGCTCTCGATTCTGATACGCGCGCGCCGCGCATCCTGA
- a CDS encoding PAS domain S-box protein, protein MSLYLSFQLLLILSATISIGLLGYALRYRYVPGALAFVLIIAGEGIWTIGYFAELRAELLIGKIVWDNIQFIGVDLAAIGTLVFALVYTHQDMLLRRFGALLGIEPIANILLVWTDPAHHLVRIAPQLDTAGAFPALVYSYGPWMWVMIAHAYLLIAVTLALLVRESLDNQRLYRRQILAITLGLVVPLIGSFITVAGLVPIAGMESLDLTPITFAIANPILAWGVFRYRLLNLAPVARHRVVEQMADGVIVLDRNGRIADINPAACTTLKVAPGVLIGQPTEQVFADWAELIVRYRDVESVREELTVAYQGVSHYIDLQISPLTDRRSRVTGRLIVWHDITERKRAELELVRQTLQLERQTLALQQAKDAAEAASRAKSAFLSSMSHELRTPLTAILGYTELIETDLGEGETDQIGGDIARIKTSGEHLLGLISSVLDYSKIEAGKLVLDLTTFAIADLMDELATLARPLVEHQGNRLVVECPPAIGTMHADIIRTRQILLNLLSNAAKFTRQGQVTLRASRSVGVDGVSIVFEVIDTGIGMDTEQIGQLFQEFMQIDLSSEYHQGGTGLGLALSRQLCRLMGGDIVVVSQLHVGSTFTAIIPAHVAESADLAQTLRSST, encoded by the coding sequence ATGAGCCTATATCTATCGTTTCAGCTGCTGCTGATCCTTTCAGCTACTATATCGATCGGCTTGCTGGGCTATGCGCTGCGCTATCGCTATGTGCCCGGTGCGCTGGCCTTCGTGCTGATTATTGCCGGCGAAGGCATCTGGACGATCGGCTACTTCGCCGAGCTGCGCGCCGAGCTGCTCATCGGCAAAATCGTATGGGATAATATTCAGTTTATCGGGGTCGATCTTGCGGCGATCGGCACGCTGGTATTTGCGCTGGTCTATACCCATCAGGATATGCTGCTGCGCCGCTTCGGCGCACTGCTGGGCATCGAGCCGATCGCGAATATTCTGCTGGTATGGACAGACCCGGCCCATCATCTTGTGCGCATCGCGCCGCAGCTCGACACGGCTGGTGCATTCCCGGCACTGGTGTATAGCTATGGGCCGTGGATGTGGGTGATGATCGCGCATGCCTACCTGCTGATCGCTGTCACGCTGGCATTGCTGGTGCGCGAGAGTCTCGACAACCAGCGGCTGTATCGCCGCCAGATCCTGGCGATCACGCTTGGCCTGGTCGTGCCGCTGATCGGCTCGTTCATAACCGTGGCCGGCCTGGTGCCGATCGCCGGGATGGAGTCGCTCGATCTCACGCCGATCACCTTTGCAATCGCTAACCCGATCCTTGCCTGGGGTGTCTTCCGCTACCGCCTGCTCAATCTTGCGCCGGTCGCGCGCCATCGCGTGGTCGAGCAGATGGCCGATGGTGTGATTGTGCTCGATCGCAACGGGCGGATCGCCGATATCAACCCGGCGGCCTGCACGACACTTAAGGTTGCGCCCGGTGTCTTGATCGGCCAGCCGACCGAGCAGGTGTTTGCCGATTGGGCCGAGCTGATCGTGCGCTATCGCGATGTCGAATCGGTGCGCGAGGAGCTTACGGTGGCGTACCAGGGCGTCAGCCACTACATCGATCTGCAGATCTCGCCGCTGACCGATCGGCGCAGCCGGGTAACCGGCCGGCTGATCGTGTGGCACGATATCACCGAGCGCAAGCGGGCCGAGCTCGAGCTGGTGCGCCAGACGCTTCAGCTCGAGCGCCAGACGCTCGCACTCCAGCAGGCGAAAGATGCGGCCGAGGCCGCCAGCCGCGCGAAGAGTGCGTTTCTATCGTCGATGAGCCACGAGCTGCGCACACCGCTTACGGCGATCCTCGGCTATACCGAGCTGATCGAGACCGATCTTGGCGAAGGTGAAACCGATCAGATCGGTGGCGATATCGCGCGGATCAAAACCTCGGGCGAACACTTGCTTGGCCTGATCAGCAGCGTGCTCGATTACTCGAAGATTGAGGCCGGCAAGCTGGTGCTCGACCTGACGACGTTCGCGATCGCCGATCTGATGGACGAGCTGGCCACCCTGGCCCGGCCGCTGGTCGAGCATCAGGGCAATCGGCTGGTGGTCGAGTGCCCGCCCGCGATCGGTACCATGCATGCCGACATAATTCGGACTCGCCAGATCCTACTCAACTTGCTCTCGAATGCGGCTAAGTTTACGCGCCAGGGCCAGGTGACCCTGCGCGCATCGCGCAGCGTGGGCGTTGACGGCGTGTCGATCGTGTTCGAGGTTATCGATACGGGGATCGGTATGGACACAGAGCAGATCGGGCAGCTCTTTCAGGAATTCATGCAGATCGATCTATCGTCGGAGTATCATCAAGGCGGCACCGGGCTGGGCCTGGCGCTTAGCCGCCAGCTGTGCCGCCTGATGGGCGGCGATATCGTGGTGGTGAGCCAGCTGCATGTGGGTTCGACTTTCACCGCGATCATTCCTGCGCATGTCGCAGAGTCGGCCGATCTGGCTCAGACGCTGCGGTCGAGCACATAG
- a CDS encoding glycosyltransferase family 4 protein, whose product MSTRATTPLRVALISAEYPPRPGGVGDYTQQLGRALAARGHTVFVFTIHESRFTIYHVSSPSLDPPSTVDLRPAGWGWRSWRAVRTALAATRPDLLHIEYQTGACGMHPAINLLPWRLRQSQHRPRVVVTAHDLLLPYLLPKAGALRRWVTRRLLRAADAVIVTNAADIAAAAGYCGPASQPVLIPIGSNIAVAPPPEYAREAWRTRLGADSATTLVAYFGLISRTKGLETLIDALGRLPSTVRLLLIGGAATTAEDRAYAAAIERQIAERGLGTRVQRTGHCAPAEVSAYLLAADIAALPFSDGASFRRGSLLAALAHGLPVITTAPAGALPSAPARLGDGANMLLVPAGDAPSLAQAIGRLQRDPQLCERLRQGGQALARQFSWEAIAEQHDVLYHQLARR is encoded by the coding sequence ATGTCAACTCGTGCCACCACGCCGCTTCGCGTCGCGCTGATCAGCGCGGAGTACCCACCCCGGCCGGGCGGCGTCGGCGACTACACCCAGCAGCTGGGGCGCGCGCTGGCCGCGCGCGGGCATACCGTGTTCGTCTTTACGATTCACGAATCACGCTTCACCATCTATCATGTCAGTTCGCCCAGCCTCGATCCGCCATCTACGGTTGATCTGCGGCCAGCTGGCTGGGGCTGGCGCAGCTGGCGCGCGGTGCGCACCGCGCTGGCCGCCACCCGGCCCGACCTGCTCCACATCGAGTATCAAACCGGCGCCTGCGGCATGCACCCGGCGATCAACCTGCTGCCCTGGCGCTTGCGGCAGTCCCAACACCGGCCGCGCGTGGTCGTCACGGCGCACGATCTGCTGCTGCCATACCTGCTGCCCAAAGCCGGCGCGCTACGCCGGTGGGTGACGCGGCGGCTGCTGCGCGCCGCCGACGCCGTGATCGTCACGAACGCCGCCGATATAGCCGCTGCAGCCGGGTACTGCGGGCCAGCCAGCCAGCCGGTGCTCATCCCGATCGGCAGCAACATCGCCGTCGCCCCGCCGCCAGAGTATGCGCGCGAGGCCTGGCGCACGCGGCTAGGCGCCGATAGCGCGACGACGCTCGTGGCCTACTTCGGCCTGATCTCGCGCACCAAGGGGCTAGAAACGCTAATCGACGCGCTGGGCAGGCTGCCCAGCACGGTGCGGCTGCTGCTGATCGGCGGGGCCGCGACCACGGCCGAAGATCGCGCGTACGCTGCCGCGATCGAGCGCCAGATCGCCGAACGCGGGCTAGGCACGCGGGTACAGCGCACCGGCCACTGCGCGCCGGCCGAGGTGTCGGCCTACCTGCTTGCAGCCGACATCGCCGCGCTGCCGTTCAGCGATGGCGCCTCATTTCGGCGTGGCAGCCTGCTGGCCGCGCTGGCGCACGGCCTGCCGGTGATCACCACAGCGCCGGCCGGCGCACTGCCTAGCGCGCCGGCCCGGCTCGGCGACGGCGCGAATATGTTGCTGGTGCCGGCCGGCGATGCACCAAGCCTGGCCCAGGCGATCGGCCGGCTCCAGCGTGATCCACAGCTGTGCGAGCGGCTACGCCAGGGCGGGCAGGCCCTGGCACGGCAGTTCAGCTGGGAGGCCATCGCCGAGCAGCACGACGTGCTCTATCACCAGCTGGCCCGGCGCTGA
- a CDS encoding polyprenyl synthetase family protein codes for MTQTDIRTQIQAAMRAAFPAAEARVARFYAMQEYQLGWRDERLGVASYDPGKLIRPALTLLACRAAGGDPRTALPLAAGIQLIHDFSLIHDDIEDNSDTRRSRPTVWKVWGLAQGINTGDGMYTIAHLALHQLRDAGVPAERTLEIIRRFDQTILRICEGQFLDLSFEGDLTIAAADYLAMISRKTAALIAAAAGLGALVGGADATSAGAMFEYGESLGLAFQIQDDVLGIWGDPEVTGKPFAADLYRRKLSLPIIHALTADGPHGQLAQLYGQPEVGDADVRRILAILDRADARGYTEGVAAHYHQRALAALDATRGDAAAINEIRAITERLLGRRS; via the coding sequence ATGACTCAAACCGACATTCGTACACAGATTCAGGCCGCTATGCGTGCCGCCTTCCCAGCAGCCGAGGCGCGCGTTGCGCGGTTCTACGCGATGCAGGAATACCAGCTGGGCTGGCGCGACGAGCGGCTTGGCGTGGCCAGCTACGACCCTGGCAAGCTGATACGCCCGGCTCTGACGCTGCTGGCCTGCCGGGCAGCCGGCGGCGACCCGCGCACGGCGCTGCCGCTTGCGGCCGGAATCCAGCTGATCCACGACTTTTCGCTGATCCACGACGACATTGAGGATAACAGCGACACGCGCCGCAGCCGGCCAACCGTGTGGAAGGTGTGGGGTCTGGCGCAGGGCATCAACACCGGCGACGGCATGTATACCATCGCACACCTGGCGCTCCACCAGCTACGCGATGCCGGCGTGCCGGCCGAGCGCACACTCGAGATCATTCGCCGCTTCGACCAGACCATCCTGCGGATCTGCGAGGGGCAGTTTCTCGACCTGAGCTTCGAGGGCGACCTGACAATCGCTGCGGCCGACTACCTGGCCATGATCAGCCGCAAGACCGCCGCGCTGATCGCGGCTGCGGCCGGGCTGGGCGCGCTGGTTGGTGGGGCCGACGCCACCAGCGCCGGCGCTATGTTCGAATATGGCGAGAGTCTAGGGCTGGCGTTTCAGATTCAGGATGACGTGCTGGGGATCTGGGGCGACCCAGAGGTTACCGGCAAGCCCTTCGCCGCCGATCTCTACCGGCGGAAGCTCAGCCTGCCGATCATCCACGCGCTCACTGCCGACGGCCCGCACGGCCAGCTGGCGCAGCTGTACGGCCAGCCCGAGGTTGGCGACGCCGACGTGCGGCGCATCCTGGCGATCCTCGATCGAGCCGATGCGCGCGGCTATACCGAGGGCGTGGCCGCGCACTATCACCAGCGGGCGCTGGCCGCGCTCGACGCCACGCGCGGCGACGCCGCAGCGATCAACGAGATCCGCGCGATCACCGAGCGGCTGCTTGGGCGCCGGAGTTAG
- a CDS encoding BlaI/MecI/CopY family transcriptional regulator, with protein MPLNMRFRFSPTKDGLVKVLGPLETDIMQIIWQDERSTVKKVHRKLSQQRDIAYTTVMTTMSRLAEKGVLNRHREGLAYVYTPAITEDDFVTMVVQQVLDGLLDDYSETAIDYMVDYLARRNPSELRRLQKALQARVAA; from the coding sequence ATGCCGCTCAACATGCGCTTCCGTTTCAGCCCGACGAAGGACGGCCTTGTCAAGGTGCTTGGTCCGCTCGAAACCGATATTATGCAGATCATCTGGCAGGATGAGCGCAGCACGGTTAAGAAGGTTCACCGCAAGCTCTCGCAGCAGCGCGATATCGCCTATACCACGGTGATGACCACCATGAGCCGGCTGGCCGAGAAGGGTGTGCTCAACCGCCACCGCGAGGGCCTGGCGTATGTCTACACCCCGGCGATCACCGAGGACGATTTTGTGACGATGGTGGTGCAGCAGGTGCTCGACGGTTTGCTGGACGACTACAGCGAGACCGCGATCGACTATATGGTCGATTACCTGGCCCGCCGCAACCCGAGCGAGCTGCGCCGCCTGCAGAAGGCTCTGCAGGCGCGCGTGGCGGCCTGA
- a CDS encoding class I SAM-dependent methyltransferase codes for MLEQILDRVSEQPQAWNMLRRVVENGFRGERAVIERELAPWRDVGQREFLDFGCGTGEFAPAFPPTYYTGVDLARYYVQYAGRHYPGRFAVASGAAIGLSGEHFDAALVLGVFHHMPDALVRASVAELHRVLKPGATLLVMEDTPPPDPWNVAGHLMHWLDRGGYIRTNQEYRALLAPQFSVRHNYAMRSGICDYEVYVLDRSV; via the coding sequence ATGCTCGAGCAGATCCTCGATCGCGTATCCGAACAGCCACAGGCCTGGAATATGCTACGGCGCGTCGTTGAAAACGGCTTTCGCGGCGAGAGGGCAGTGATCGAGCGCGAGCTGGCGCCCTGGCGCGATGTCGGGCAGCGCGAGTTCCTCGACTTCGGCTGCGGCACGGGCGAGTTTGCCCCGGCCTTCCCGCCGACCTATTATACTGGCGTCGACCTGGCGCGCTACTACGTGCAATATGCCGGGAGGCACTACCCTGGGCGGTTCGCGGTGGCCAGCGGCGCCGCGATCGGGCTTAGCGGCGAACACTTCGACGCCGCGCTGGTGCTGGGCGTATTCCACCATATGCCCGACGCGCTAGTGCGCGCCAGCGTAGCCGAGCTGCACCGTGTGCTCAAGCCAGGCGCGACGCTGCTGGTGATGGAAGACACGCCACCGCCCGACCCGTGGAATGTGGCCGGGCACCTGATGCACTGGCTCGACCGCGGCGGCTACATCCGCACCAATCAGGAGTACCGGGCACTGCTGGCACCGCAGTTCAGCGTGCGCCACAACTATGCCATGCGCAGCGGCATCTGCGATTACGAGGTCTATGTGCTCGACCGCAGCGTCTGA